The proteins below come from a single Cottoperca gobio chromosome 11, fCotGob3.1, whole genome shotgun sequence genomic window:
- the cndp2 gene encoding cytosolic non-specific dipeptidase — MAHLKAIFKYVDEHQDLYVQRLADWVGVQSVSAWPEKRGEIKKMMEMAAKDIEKLGGTVEMVDIGNQKLPSGEEIPLPPIVLGSLGSDPTKKTVCIYGHLDVQPANLDDGWDTEPFTLVEKDGKLYGRGSTDDKGPVLAWFNCIEAHQKIQQELPINIKFCFEGMEESGSEGLDELVYSRKDTFLKDVDYVCISDNYWLGKTKPCITYGLRGICYFFVEVHCGDKDLHSGVFGGSVHEAMTDLVALMGSLLDKKGQILIPGINDDVAPVTDEERNQYENIEFDLDEYCKDVGVGQLMHDTKEKILMHRWRYPSLSLHGIEGAFSEAGAKTVIPRKVIGKFSIRLVPDMDPTVVEKQVIDHLEKKFAELGSPNKLKVHMGHGAKAWVSDFNHPHYMAGRKAMKTVFGVEPDLTREGGSIPVTLTFQEATGRNVMLLPLGSSDDGAHSQNEKLNRINYIQGTKMLGAYFHEVSQLE; from the exons ATGGCTCATCTCAAGGCGATTTTCAAGTATGTGGACGAACACCAGGATCTGTATGTGCAG CGTCTCGCAGACTGGGTGGGAGTCCAGAGTGTGTCTGCTTGGCCAGAGAAGCGTGGGGAGATCAAGAAGATGATGGAGATGGCAGCCAAGGACATTGAGAAGCTGGGGGGAACAGTGGAGATGGTGGACATCGGCAATCAGAAG CTTCCCTCTGGAGAGGAGATCCCCCTGCCGCCTATTGTCCTGGGTTCTTTGGGGTCAGACCCGACAAAGAAGACCGTGTGTATCTACGGCCATCTTGATGTCCAGCCAGCCAACCTTGATGATGGCTGGGATACAGAGCCTTTCACTCTGGTGGAGAAAGATG GTAAACTCTATGGAAGAGGTTCAACTGATGACAAGGGTCCCGTGTTGGCCTGGTTTAACTGCATTGAGGCCCACCAGAAGATCCAGCAG GAACTTCCCATCAACATCAAATTCTGCTTCGAGGGGATGGAGGAGTCTGGATCTGAGGGCCTGGATGAACTGGTGTATTCACGGAAAGACACTTTCTTAAAAGACGTGGACTATGTCTGCATCTCTGACAACTATTGGCTCGGCAAGACCAAACCCTGCATCACCTACGGTCTGAGAGGGATCTGCTACTTCTTTGTTGAG GTGCATTGTGGTGACAAGGACCTACACTCAGGGGTGTTTGGTGGCTCTGTTCATGAAGCCATGACCGACCTGGTCGCACTTATGG GCTCCCTCTTAGACAAGAAGGGACAGATTTTGATTCCTGGGATAAATGACGACGTGGCCCCTGTGACAGACGAGGAGAGAAATCAGTATGAGAACATAGAATTTGACTTGGATGAGTATTGCAAAGACGTTGGAGTCGGACAGCTGATGCATGACACCAAG GAGAAAATCCTGATGCACCGCTGGAGGtatccatctctttctcttcatgGTATTGAGGGAGCTTTCTCTGAAGCAGGAGCCAAGACCGTTATCCCCCGCAAGGTCATCGGCAAGTTCTCCATCCGCCTCGTCCCCGACATGGACCCCACCGTTGTGGAGAAGCAG GTTATCGATCATCTGGAGAAGAAGTTTGCTGAACTGGGAAGCCCCAACAAACTGAAAGTGCACATGGGCCATGGAGCCAAGGCCTGGGTCTCTGACTTCAACCACCCGCACTACATGGCTGGCCGAAAGGCCATGAAGACAG TCTTTGGTGTGGAGCCCGACCTCACCCGTGAAGGTGGAAGCATCCCAGTCACCCTGACCTTCCAGGAGGCCACAGGACGTAACGTCATGCTGCTTCCTCTTGGATCCTCTGATGATGGAGCTCACTCCCAGAATGAAAAGCTCAACAG AATCAACTACATTCAGGGGACCAAGATGCTCGGTGCATACTTCCACGAGGTTTCCCAGCTGGAATAA
- the LOC115015816 gene encoding zona pellucida sperm-binding protein 4-like produces MRRGSGPEPKASVTSTDYSDFDKEEAIPEDALPEFEGASTTETVGSFADYGFQVDVDDPPMNGARGANDGFQVDIVEATPRSWTSSTCPISSGLGVVCSQAGFKITLLGSLSDVKILGPKELLPIMDAPESCGYEVDFFQKTLTVPFTGCNVKHTDYYSLQLLHVDAFGQTQVTTASCEEGLQSNHGLFPRASGKPKRKCSYRPPTVYTPPPALAPAPAPTPAPTPAPTPAPTTTNASMPPTHSNCAVSSGERVPCGLSGIKSFSVCKKLGCCVDTYTSACYYPLDECTVDQHFVFAIRASSASIAFDSSKLTIPGNPNCKPVIINDKVAIFKFRITECGAHAYEIGDTKIYLAEVQTIVKAMNLKYGVITRSDPLRYMVECRYSITGNDAQPLVSVGYMVKTPSSSLPSSILSGGLYGVQLRIAKDQTYSTYLETSSQPLRLLLGKPVFLELHLLSPKPDAVILVNYCVAYPRSASNALVLIYEGCANPFDPNVSILKVSGHPKNRYQRRFIVHAFQFMDQTTNQFLDEEICFMCSTEVCRPSEKTCAERCFDGKAPILPQSQINYGY; encoded by the exons ATGAGACGGGGAAGTGGGCCTGAACCAAAGGCAAGCGTCACCTCGACAG ATTACAGTGATTTTGACAAGGAAGAGGCAATTCCTGAGGATGCACTTCCTGAATTTGAAGGAGCCTCCACCACTGAGACCGTGGGCTCTTTTGCTGACTATGGATTCCAGGTGGATGTAGATGACCCTCCAATGAACGGGGCCAGAGGTGCAAATGATGGATTTCAGGTGGACATTGTTGAGGCCACTCCAAGGAGCTGGACAAGCAGTACCTGCCCTATTTCTTCTGGGTTGGGTGTAGTTTGTAGTCAAGCTGGTTTCAAGATTACTCTGCTGGGTTCCCTAAGTGACGTAAAAATTTTGG GCCCAAAGGAACTGCTGCCTATCATGGATGCTCCAGAGTCTTGTGGTTATGAAGTGGACTTTTTCCAGAAAACCTTGACTGTACCCTTCACTGGGTGTAATGTGAAACAT acTGATTACTACAGCCTGCAGTTGTTGCATGTTGATGCGTTTGGTCAGACACAAGTTACTACTGCATCTTGTGAGGAAGGGCTACAGTCCAACCATGGCCTGTTCCCTCGTGCCAGTGGCAAACCCAAACGAAAATGTAGCTACAGACCACCAACAGTCTACACACCACCACCCGCTCTGGCACCGGCTCCGGCACCAACTCCAGCACCAACTCCGGCACCGACTCCGGCACCAACAACCACTAATGCATCAATGCCACCAACACACTCGA ATTGTGCTGTCTCTTCAGGGGAGCGGGTGCCTTGTGGTCTGTCAGGAATAAAATCTTTTTCAGTCTGTAAGAAGTTGGGATGCTGTGTGGATACTTATACATCGGCCTGCTACTACCCACTGGATG agTGCACTGTGGATCAACACTTTGTGTTTGCCATTCGCGCCAGCTCTGCATCCATCGCTTTTGACTCCTCCAAGCTCACTATTCCTGGGAATCCAAATTGTAAACCAGTCATTATTAATGACAAGGTTGCCATCTTTAAATTCAGAATTACAGAATGTGGCGCTCATGCTTAT GAAATTGGTGACACAAAGATTTACCTGGCTGAAGTACAGACTATTGTCAAAGCTATGAATCTCAAGTATGGTGTAATTACAAGAAGTGATCCCCTCAG GTACATGGTTGAATGCCGCTACAGCATAACAGGCAATGATGCGCAGCCACTGGTCAGTGTTGGCTACATGGTCAAGACCCCAAGTTCCAGCTTGCCATCATCAATCCTCTCTGGCGGTTTATACGGTGTACAACTGAGAATTGCTAAAG ATCAGACTTACTCAACCTACTTGGAAACGAGCAGTCAGCCCCTGCGACTGCTCCTTGGCAAACCAGTGTTTCTTGAACTACACCTGCTGTCCCCAAAACCAGATGCAGTAATTCTTGTCAACTACTGTGTAGCTTACCCTCGCTCTGCATCTAATGCTCTGGTGCTAATTTATGAAGG GTGTGCTAATCCTTTTGACCCAAATGTGTCCATCCTTAAAGTCAGTGGCCATCCCAAAAATCGTTACCAAAGGCGCTTTATAGTCCATGCCTTCCAGTTTATGGATCAAACGACAAACCAGTTCCTTGATGAAGAA ATCTGTTTCATGTGCTCTACAGAGGTCTGTAGGCCATCCGAGAAGACTTGTGCAGAACGGTGCTTTGATGGAAAG GCACCTATTTTGCCGCAGTCACAGATAAACTATGGATACtga
- the dus3l gene encoding LOW QUALITY PROTEIN: tRNA-dihydrouridine(47) synthase [NAD(P)(+)]-like (The sequence of the model RefSeq protein was modified relative to this genomic sequence to represent the inferred CDS: inserted 1 base in 1 codon), giving the protein MEKAAEETGEKRTDVAVKGQAALKPQFLTTKEKFHEFVDSGWKGPKGEKTSDNDKAEEAKDTPVEEPETKKLKPDPEERKEGGKPDGKRIRGQNKSRPHTKPHAYDEKRLCPSVIRDNKECPFGDKCHFHHDAAEYMATKSADIGESCYLYDTFGKCVYGLSCRFAKAHTTPDFKTIENIELLKANEGRTAVKNSLSKDLQNSLRKRSVAFKKSDEYLKTLSNNKDKIEQRGNGDTCAAEVSADPTGGEQRASTEAETQACPDXQPPVKTVGPLTDVDVIKLRPCEKKQVDFQDKLYLAPLTTCGNLPFRRVCKRFGADITCGEMAICTNLLQGQQSEWALLKRHESEDIFGVQVEGCFPDTMTRCAELINNNIDVDFVDINSGCPIDLVYKKGGGCGLMTRTRKFEQIIKGMNYVLDVPLTVKIRTGVQEKCNIAHKLIPEMKKWDVSLITLHGRSREQRYTRSADWDYITTCSKLASPVPLFGNGDILSYEDAMKARETGVSGIMIARGALIKPWIFTEIKESRHWDISSNERLDILRDFSNFGLEHWGSDTRGVEKTRTFMLEWLSFMCRYIPVGLLERVPQKINERPPYYMGRNYLESMMASQHVGDWVRISEMLLGPVPKNFNFLAKHKANAYK; this is encoded by the exons ATGGAAAAAGCTGCGGAAGAAACCGGTGAAAAGAGGACTGATGTAGCTGTGAAAGGTCAGGCTGCCCTCAAACCACA ATTCCTAACCACCAAAGAAAAATTTCATGAGTTTGTAGACTCTGGGTGGAAGGGCCCAAAAGGAGAAAAGACCAGTGATAATGACAAAGCCGAGGAGGCAAAGGATACACCTGTTGAGGAACCTGAAACAAAAAAGCTCAAACCTGACcctgaggagaggaaggaaggcgGCAAACCAGATGGTAAACGTATTCGGGGACAGAACAAGTCAAGGCCACACACAAAGCCTCATGCCTATGATGAAAAACGACTGTGTCCCTCAGTCATTAGG GACAATAAGGAATGTCCCTTTGGAGACAAATGCCACTTTCACCATGACGCAGCCGAGTACATGGCCACTAAGTCTGCTGACATCGGGGAAAGCTGCTACCTCTATGACACATTCGGGAAGTGTGTGTATGGTCTCTCCTGCCGCTTTGCCAAGGCGCACACTACACCTGACTTCAAAACCATCGAGAACATAGAACTACTTAAGGCCAACGAGGGCAGGACCGCAGTGAAGAACAGCCTGAGTAAAGACCTCCAGAATAGTCTGAGGAAGCGTTCGGTGGCCTTCAAGAAGTCAGACGAGTACCTCAAAACACTttcaaacaacaaagacaaaatagAACAACGCGGGAATG GTGATACTTGTGCAGCTGAAGTATCTGCAGATCCAACAGGAGGGGAGCAGCGTGCGTCTACTGAAGCAGAAACACAG GCCTGCCCAG AACAGCCTCCTGTGAAGACTGTTGGCCCACTCACTGATGTGGATGTCATCAAGTTGCGCCCATGTGAGAAGAAACAG GTGGACTTTCAGGACAAGCTATACCTTGCTCCTCTAACAACT TGTGGAAATCTGCCTTTCCGTCGTGTGTGCAAGCGCTTTGGAGCAGACATCACCTGCGGGGAGATGGCCATATGCACAAACCTGCTGCAGGGGCAGCAGTCAGAGTGGGCCCTCCTGAAGCGGCACGAAAGTGAAGATATTTTTGGCGTTCAG GTGGAGGGCTGCTTCCCCGACACCATGACGAGGTGTGCAGAgctcatcaacaacaacattgatGTTGACTTTGTGGACATCAACTCTGGATGCCCCATTGACCTTGTCTACAAGAAG GGCGGAGGCTGCGGCTTGATGACACGCACACGAAAGTTTGAACAGATAATCAAGGGCATGAACTAT GTCCTTGATGTCCCCTTAACAGTCAAGATCCGCACTGGTGTTCAGGAGAAGTGCAACATAGCGCACAAACTCATCCCCGAGATGAAGAAGTGGGATGTCTCTTTGATCACA TTGCATGGCCGATCCAGAGAGCAGCGCTACACTAGGTCAGCTGACTGGGATTATATCACCACCTGCTCCAAACTGGCTAGTCCTGTCCCACTTTTTG GCAATGGAGACATTCTGTCCTATGAAGATGCCATGAAAGCGAGAGAGACCGGAGTTTCTGGTATTATGATTGCAAG GGGTGCTCTCATTAAACCCTGGATCTTCACTGAAATAAAGGAGAGTAGACACTGGGACATCTCGTCCAACGAGCGACTGGACATCCTCCGGGATTTCAGCAACTTTGGTCTGGAGCACTGGGGCTCCGACACTCGAGGTGTGGAGAAGACCCGCACCTTCATGCTAGAGTGGCTCTCCTTCATGTGCAG aTATATTCCAGTGGGCCTGTTGGAGCGGGTGCCTCAGAAGATCAACGAGAGACCTCCGTACTACATGGGCAGGAACTACCTGGAGTCAATGATGGCCAGCCAACATGTTGGGGACTGGGTCAGGATTAG TGAAATGCTACTTGGACCTGTACCAAAGAATTTCAACTTCTTGGCCAAACATAAAGCCAACGCCTACAAGTGA